One genomic segment of uncultured Desulfobacter sp. includes these proteins:
- the nuoB gene encoding NADH-quinone oxidoreductase subunit NuoB → MLSVLKNRFEQGYRTNRYPEEKVKVFPRYRGRPVIQDNISEETLKTCAESCPQDAINVQNQKIDMGRCVFCGTCENISNGQIKFTNDYEIATAERAELLTSGDLTALAEHAKQHFKKLFGRSLQLRQVSAAGCNACEADLNVLATPFFDLARFGINFVASPRHADGIVVTGPISRNMKTALLQTYEATPTPKVVIAVGSCTISGGPFIGSPEITEGLDKILPVDLFIPGCPPHPMTNLHALLSFFK, encoded by the coding sequence ATGCTCAGTGTACTGAAAAACAGATTTGAACAAGGCTACCGGACCAACCGGTATCCCGAAGAAAAGGTCAAGGTATTTCCCCGCTACCGAGGTAGACCCGTTATCCAGGATAACATCTCTGAAGAAACTCTTAAAACCTGTGCCGAATCCTGCCCCCAGGACGCCATAAATGTGCAGAATCAAAAAATCGACATGGGTCGGTGCGTATTTTGCGGAACCTGCGAGAATATCTCCAACGGTCAGATCAAATTTACCAATGACTATGAAATTGCCACGGCAGAACGCGCAGAGCTTTTAACATCAGGCGATCTGACGGCCTTGGCCGAGCACGCCAAGCAGCATTTTAAAAAACTGTTTGGACGATCTTTGCAACTGCGCCAGGTGTCGGCGGCCGGCTGCAATGCCTGTGAGGCAGACCTCAACGTTCTGGCCACACCGTTTTTTGACCTGGCCAGGTTTGGTATCAACTTTGTCGCCTCTCCCCGTCATGCCGACGGAATTGTGGTCACGGGTCCCATATCCAGGAACATGAAAACAGCCCTGCTCCAGACCTATGAGGCCACACCGACTCCGAAGGTGGTCATTGCCGTGGGCTCCTGCACCATCAGCGGCGGCCCGTTCATCGGAAGCCCGGAAATTACAGAGGGCCTGGACAAAATCCTGCCGGTGGATCTGTTTATCCCGGGATGCCCGCCCCATCCCATGACCAACCTTCACGCGCTGCTTTCCTTTTTTAAATAA
- a CDS encoding NADH-quinone oxidoreductase subunit C: MSNAFLQISNAEKVSREAIPHLSFDDFRGQALDMVTNGGKIVHYFAYPDKDSLKFLAVLRTDKLFVADCDVPDAYPSFTRICEPFHLFEREMAEQFGIRPQGHPWLKMVRYHPNYMEGVADVFGNDYSQDIPGNYPYYQVAGEEIHEVAVGPVHAGVIEPGHFRFNCIGERVLHLEIQLGYQHRGIEKQLLAVPAKRLPIIGENIAGDTTIGHSLCMAQNLESLTGVQPDQGARVIRTIALELERLANHIGDLGALSGDVAFLPPANYLGRIRGDFLNLSLLICGNRFGKGLVRPGGVRFSLSDDIRKVLNERLAELRPEVTHVLELLFNAVTVRARFEGCGAVSHEDADHLGLVGPAGRASGMAYDVRRCFPTEHYPHMGIPENKKATGDVYARARVRYDEILQSLQMVESLAAIPVETQCVNEGTANDLPPSSFSVALNEAWRGEVSHAVLTDENGKILRYKIKDPSFHNWNGLAMSLRDIGISDFPLNNKSFNLSYCGFDL; the protein is encoded by the coding sequence ATGAGCAACGCTTTTTTACAGATTTCAAACGCCGAAAAAGTCTCTCGGGAGGCCATTCCCCACCTTTCTTTTGATGACTTCCGGGGCCAGGCTCTGGATATGGTGACTAACGGAGGGAAAATTGTCCACTATTTTGCCTATCCGGACAAGGACAGTTTAAAATTTTTAGCGGTGTTGCGGACCGACAAGCTTTTTGTGGCCGACTGTGATGTGCCGGACGCCTATCCGTCATTCACCAGAATCTGCGAACCCTTTCACCTGTTTGAGCGGGAAATGGCAGAGCAGTTTGGTATCCGTCCCCAGGGCCATCCCTGGCTGAAAATGGTCCGATACCATCCCAACTACATGGAAGGGGTGGCTGATGTGTTCGGCAATGACTATTCCCAGGACATCCCTGGAAATTATCCGTATTACCAGGTGGCGGGTGAAGAAATCCACGAAGTAGCTGTGGGGCCGGTCCATGCCGGGGTAATAGAGCCTGGGCATTTCAGGTTCAACTGCATTGGAGAACGGGTTCTGCATCTGGAAATCCAACTGGGATACCAGCACCGGGGTATTGAAAAACAGCTCTTGGCGGTCCCGGCCAAGCGGCTTCCCATCATTGGTGAAAACATTGCAGGCGATACGACCATCGGCCACAGCCTGTGCATGGCCCAGAACCTGGAGTCTCTGACTGGAGTTCAACCGGATCAGGGGGCCCGGGTCATCCGGACCATTGCCCTGGAACTGGAGCGCTTGGCCAACCACATCGGTGATCTTGGGGCCTTAAGCGGCGACGTGGCCTTTCTGCCACCGGCCAACTATCTTGGCAGGATCAGAGGTGATTTTCTCAATCTTTCCCTTTTGATTTGCGGCAACCGGTTCGGCAAGGGCCTGGTCCGGCCCGGTGGAGTCCGGTTTTCCCTGTCCGATGATATCAGAAAAGTGCTCAACGAACGCCTGGCAGAGCTCCGGCCCGAAGTGACACATGTACTGGAACTGCTCTTCAACGCTGTCACCGTTCGGGCCCGGTTTGAGGGATGCGGGGCGGTGAGCCATGAAGATGCCGATCATCTCGGGCTGGTTGGCCCTGCGGGCCGGGCCAGCGGCATGGCCTATGATGTGAGACGATGTTTCCCCACGGAACACTACCCGCACATGGGCATACCGGAAAATAAAAAAGCCACGGGTGATGTTTATGCCAGAGCCCGGGTCAGGTATGACGAGATCCTCCAGTCCCTTCAGATGGTTGAATCCCTTGCCGCCATCCCCGTGGAAACCCAGTGTGTAAACGAGGGGACAGCAAACGACCTGCCGCCTTCAAGCTTTTCCGTGGCCCTGAACGAGGCCTGGCGGGGGGAAGTCTCCCATGCTGTCCTGACCGATGAAAATGGAAAAATCCTAAGGTACAAAATCAAGGATCCCTCTTTTCACAACTGGAACGGGCTGGCCATGTCTCTCAGGGATATCGGAATATCGGATTTTCCCTTGAACAACAAAAGTTTTAATTTATCCTATTGCGGATTTGATCTATAG
- a CDS encoding proton-conducting transporter membrane subunit, with protein sequence MVEIVFVTPFIAGLVAFFLPKSIGRFLLVLTGAVHLTLSFMLWREHPQAFFDRYFAVTPEGMLSLLVISLLFFLISIYTVGYLKESQIQSEGLFIGSMLVFLSTMTMVTLSDHIMVMWIAIEATTLASAPLIYTHRSAASLEATWKYVLICSVGIAMALLGSVLVAFSMGQANAGTPISFSALAGTAKTLDPVWLKAGFVFILVGYGTKMGLAPMHTWLPDAHSEAPSPASALLSGVLLNCAFLGIFKTNKIMVAAGLENFSGGILMVFGLLSILAAATFILKQNEYKRMLAYSSIENMGIIAFGTGVGGLGVYGAVICMLHHSLIKSSLFLSSGNILLGYGNRMIKNTGNLVKGMPRTFVAFFAGFVGIAGFPPFGIFIGELCIIVAAFRAGFHVAVTVFILSLCVIFAGFANQIMKISFDECNTVIKIKEKASMVWPQYLLLLTSLILCFFIPDSLNQTISDAVTAIGGGLR encoded by the coding sequence ATGGTTGAAATAGTATTTGTGACCCCTTTTATTGCCGGTCTTGTCGCGTTTTTCCTACCCAAAAGTATTGGCCGGTTTCTGCTGGTGCTGACCGGAGCGGTTCATCTAACACTTTCGTTTATGCTGTGGAGAGAGCACCCCCAGGCGTTTTTTGATCGATATTTTGCAGTGACACCCGAAGGCATGCTTTCCCTGCTGGTGATTTCCCTGCTGTTCTTTTTGATCTCCATTTACACCGTGGGTTATCTAAAAGAAAGTCAGATCCAGTCCGAAGGCCTTTTTATAGGCTCCATGCTGGTGTTCTTGTCCACCATGACCATGGTCACCCTGTCCGACCATATCATGGTCATGTGGATCGCCATTGAGGCCACCACCCTGGCAAGCGCCCCGCTGATTTACACCCATCGCTCCGCCGCCTCCCTTGAGGCGACCTGGAAATATGTTCTCATCTGTTCGGTGGGTATTGCTATGGCCCTTTTGGGATCTGTTCTGGTGGCCTTTTCCATGGGCCAGGCAAATGCCGGTACGCCGATATCTTTTTCCGCCCTGGCCGGGACGGCCAAGACCCTGGATCCCGTGTGGCTTAAGGCCGGATTCGTCTTTATCCTGGTGGGATACGGTACCAAAATGGGACTTGCGCCCATGCACACCTGGCTACCTGATGCCCACAGTGAAGCCCCAAGTCCTGCATCGGCCCTTTTGTCGGGAGTCCTGCTCAACTGCGCTTTTCTGGGAATTTTCAAAACCAATAAAATTATGGTGGCGGCTGGGCTTGAAAATTTTTCAGGCGGGATTCTCATGGTGTTCGGCCTGTTATCCATTTTGGCCGCAGCCACCTTTATCCTTAAACAAAACGAATACAAACGGATGCTGGCCTATTCCAGTATTGAGAATATGGGCATCATTGCATTCGGAACCGGTGTGGGCGGCCTGGGCGTATACGGTGCAGTTATCTGCATGCTCCACCACAGCCTGATCAAGTCATCTTTGTTTCTTTCCTCGGGTAACATTCTGCTGGGATACGGGAACCGGATGATCAAGAATACCGGAAACCTGGTAAAAGGTATGCCCCGGACCTTCGTTGCCTTTTTTGCGGGATTTGTCGGGATTGCCGGCTTTCCGCCGTTCGGCATTTTTATCGGGGAACTTTGCATTATTGTCGCAGCGTTCAGGGCCGGTTTTCACGTGGCCGTCACCGTTTTCATTCTGAGCCTGTGCGTTATTTTTGCAGGATTTGCCAACCAGATCATGAAAATCAGTTTTGACGAATGCAACACGGTGATCAAAATTAAAGAAAAGGCCAGCATGGTCTGGCCCCAGTATCTATTACTCCTGACTTCACTGATCTTGTGTTTCTTTATCCCGGATTCATTGAATCAAACCATATCCGATGCAGTAACAGCCATTGGCGGAGGACTCAGATGA
- a CDS encoding hydrogenase, with translation MIFNPVDIILSFVLLSVLFSFGTDRVLILIKLLGFQGVVISIIPFFIGHDMSTGSTVFTLATLIIRGIIIPLSIFVAIRKGAIRRVVEPIVGYHASILCGLAVIIGATYISGRLDFGSVSGFKLLEPTAIALLVTGMFLLMARRNAIAMVIGYIMMENGIYLVGSGLSVGTRHIVEFGILLDVLAGVMIMAVILRNIKKTFDDVDTALLRTLKD, from the coding sequence ATGATATTCAATCCAGTTGATATAATTTTATCCTTTGTGCTGCTATCTGTTTTGTTTTCATTCGGCACCGATCGGGTCCTAATACTGATCAAACTGCTGGGATTTCAGGGAGTCGTGATTTCCATTATTCCCTTTTTCATCGGTCATGATATGAGTACCGGCAGCACGGTGTTTACCCTGGCAACCCTGATCATCCGGGGGATCATTATCCCTTTGAGTATTTTTGTGGCCATCAGAAAGGGGGCTATCCGGCGGGTGGTTGAACCCATTGTGGGGTATCATGCCTCTATTTTGTGCGGTTTGGCGGTGATTATCGGCGCAACTTATATTTCCGGACGCCTTGATTTCGGGTCCGTGAGCGGGTTTAAACTTCTGGAGCCTACGGCCATTGCCCTTTTGGTAACGGGAATGTTTCTGCTCATGGCCCGAAGGAATGCCATTGCCATGGTCATCGGCTATATCATGATGGAAAACGGGATTTACCTGGTCGGGTCGGGCTTGTCTGTTGGTACCCGCCATATTGTTGAATTCGGTATTTTATTGGACGTTCTGGCCGGAGTCATGATCATGGCCGTGATCCTCCGTAATATTAAAAAGACCTTTGACGACGTGGATACGGCGTTACTTAGAACTTTAAAGGATTAG
- a CDS encoding NADH-quinone oxidoreductase subunit H: protein MIQSISLWLAAILAAPFFSGLILKIKAFFGGRKGSPILINYYTLIKLFKKGSVYSNSTTFVFKLGPVISLAASITVLMFLPIAGHDPVFSFNGDVIFILYILGLGRFFTIAAAMDTASPFEGMGAAREAYFPIICEAAMFMILIFFYRISGELQLSAYFAGSNTQSMWSSAGEPLLFIVISFFIILLTENSRVPVDDPATHLELTMIHEVMVLDHSGPDLALIELGSFCKLMFYSSIISRMILPFESTIFGFPIAMYLIGLLIVYVAVGVIESVIARYRMDKVPGFVLTSFALAFFATIISLEFVK, encoded by the coding sequence ATGATTCAATCCATTTCACTCTGGCTTGCAGCCATTTTGGCAGCACCATTTTTTTCAGGCCTGATTCTCAAGATCAAGGCGTTTTTCGGGGGAAGAAAGGGATCGCCCATTTTGATCAATTACTACACCCTGATCAAACTGTTTAAAAAGGGGTCGGTTTACAGCAACAGCACTACCTTTGTGTTTAAACTGGGTCCGGTCATCTCCCTTGCCGCGTCAATTACGGTTCTCATGTTTTTGCCCATTGCAGGGCATGATCCTGTGTTCTCCTTTAACGGAGATGTGATTTTTATCCTGTATATTCTGGGACTTGGTCGGTTTTTCACCATTGCAGCGGCCATGGATACGGCATCTCCCTTTGAAGGCATGGGCGCCGCCAGGGAAGCTTACTTTCCCATTATCTGCGAGGCGGCCATGTTCATGATCCTGATCTTTTTTTATCGGATCTCCGGAGAACTGCAATTGTCCGCCTATTTTGCAGGCAGCAACACCCAAAGCATGTGGAGTTCAGCAGGCGAACCGTTGTTGTTCATAGTGATCTCATTTTTTATCATCCTTCTGACTGAAAATTCCAGGGTCCCGGTGGATGACCCAGCCACCCACCTTGAGCTGACCATGATCCATGAAGTCATGGTCCTGGATCACAGCGGCCCGGATTTGGCGTTGATTGAACTTGGTTCTTTTTGCAAGCTCATGTTCTATTCCAGCATTATTTCAAGGATGATTCTTCCCTTTGAATCCACCATTTTCGGATTCCCGATAGCGATGTATCTGATAGGCCTTCTAATCGTCTACGTTGCCGTGGGCGTAATAGAATCGGTGATTGCCAGGTACAGGATGGACAAGGTGCCCGGGTTTGTGCTGACATCTTTTGCCCTGGCCTTTTTTGCAACCATCATCTCCTTGGAGTTTGTGAAATGA
- a CDS encoding proton-conducting transporter membrane subunit has protein sequence MCQFFSSTFIILLGGFLSLVFARQKKFSKAIAVLFLSGGCLLGLFDTATKLLNSAEASASFRYLDLFFLSFHVDGLSAFFLTAIFAVSLMAAIYSFHYMENEAGGIKIGVNYFFFSILIASMALVVTAANILTFMISWEIMSLSSFFLVIYSHESAENRKAGYLYFIFSHVGAMFLLAAFGLIYGHTGNFDFASMAEMSETVKILIFVLSFIGFGSKAGVFPFHVWLPHAHPAAPSHISAVMSGVMIKTGIYGILRVYTILDFHTPVFGYITLIAGVISGILGVVYALGQHDIKRLLAYSSMENIGIILIGLGVGMIGAATGNPLVAVLGFTGGILHVLNHSMFKSLLFMGAGMVLHQTGTRSIDALGGLLKGMKITGTTSIIGSLAICGLPPLNGFVSEFFIYMGSFKAIPLGSISFAMSVLAIISLAVIGGLALACFTKVVGVVFQGEPRTKAAENVQEKGWAMMVPMGVLAAACVIIGVFPKVFIYMALTAVQALGLDYGRVPIEPFGQITGNITFAALLFLVLVLIVMGIRSIYYKNKTTTTSGTWGCGFTQPTVKIQYTGASYAGSILEFFSAAAPLSEEHPPIKGRFPLKTHYHSHINDIAELHIKNAVVRPVFYLFDKLRWMQHGDIHLYIGYILLAIVLLLFFI, from the coding sequence ATGTGTCAATTTTTTAGTTCTACATTCATCATTCTGCTCGGAGGTTTTTTATCTCTTGTTTTTGCCCGGCAGAAAAAATTTTCAAAGGCAATTGCCGTGTTGTTTCTAAGCGGGGGATGTCTTTTAGGGCTTTTTGATACGGCAACCAAGCTTTTAAATTCAGCCGAAGCCTCGGCCTCTTTCAGGTACTTGGATCTCTTTTTTCTTTCCTTTCATGTTGACGGTCTTTCCGCCTTTTTCCTGACCGCCATATTTGCTGTTTCCCTGATGGCCGCCATTTACAGTTTCCACTACATGGAAAATGAAGCGGGCGGCATTAAAATTGGTGTCAATTACTTTTTCTTCAGTATCCTGATTGCCTCCATGGCCCTGGTGGTGACTGCCGCCAATATCCTGACCTTCATGATTTCATGGGAAATCATGTCCCTGTCCTCTTTTTTTCTAGTGATTTACAGCCATGAATCAGCCGAAAACAGAAAAGCCGGTTACCTTTACTTTATCTTTTCCCATGTAGGAGCCATGTTCCTCCTTGCCGCATTTGGGCTCATTTACGGCCATACCGGAAACTTTGACTTCGCCTCCATGGCCGAGATGTCTGAAACAGTGAAAATATTGATCTTTGTGCTCTCTTTTATCGGGTTCGGCTCCAAGGCCGGCGTGTTTCCCTTTCATGTCTGGCTGCCCCATGCCCATCCTGCGGCCCCCAGCCATATCTCAGCAGTCATGTCCGGGGTGATGATCAAGACCGGCATTTACGGGATACTACGGGTTTACACGATTCTGGATTTTCACACCCCTGTTTTCGGGTATATCACCCTGATTGCAGGCGTAATTTCCGGGATTCTGGGGGTGGTTTATGCCCTGGGCCAGCACGATATCAAGCGCCTTCTGGCCTATAGCAGTATGGAAAATATCGGAATTATCCTCATCGGCTTAGGCGTCGGGATGATTGGTGCGGCAACGGGCAATCCCCTGGTAGCTGTCCTTGGCTTTACCGGCGGCATTCTCCACGTTCTCAACCACTCGATGTTTAAATCCTTGCTGTTCATGGGGGCGGGCATGGTGCTGCACCAAACCGGCACCCGGTCCATTGACGCTTTAGGTGGGCTGCTCAAAGGCATGAAAATTACCGGAACCACATCAATCATCGGCTCTTTGGCCATTTGCGGCCTACCGCCCTTGAATGGATTTGTCAGTGAATTCTTCATCTATATGGGCAGTTTCAAGGCCATCCCATTAGGGTCCATCAGCTTTGCTATGAGTGTGCTTGCAATTATCAGCCTGGCCGTTATCGGCGGACTGGCCTTGGCCTGTTTCACCAAGGTAGTAGGAGTGGTTTTCCAGGGAGAACCTCGGACCAAGGCTGCCGAAAATGTCCAGGAAAAAGGCTGGGCCATGATGGTTCCCATGGGCGTCCTTGCCGCGGCCTGCGTGATCATTGGTGTATTCCCAAAAGTGTTCATCTACATGGCCCTGACGGCAGTTCAGGCCCTGGGTCTTGACTATGGCCGGGTCCCGATTGAGCCCTTTGGTCAAATAACCGGCAACATCACCTTTGCCGCCCTGCTTTTCCTGGTCCTGGTCCTGATTGTCATGGGCATCCGGTCAATCTACTACAAAAACAAAACCACAACAACATCCGGGACATGGGGCTGCGGCTTTACCCAGCCAACGGTTAAAATTCAGTATACTGGAGCTTCCTATGCCGGGTCCATTTTAGAATTTTTCAGTGCCGCAGCCCCGCTTTCCGAAGAGCATCCACCTATCAAGGGACGGTTCCCGTTAAAAACCCATTACCACAGCCATATCAATGACATTGCAGAACTTCACATAAAAAATGCGGTTGTCCGTCCCGTTTTTTATCTGTTTGACAAGCTCAGGTGGATGCAGCACGGGGATATTCATCTGTATATCGGATATATTTTGCTGGCAATTGTATTGCTGCTGTTTTTTATATGA
- a CDS encoding transposase has translation MNEITTLLTCMHPLLDANTYRHFLIISQALLTMTGRITMLSISRWTDKGGSYRTVQRFFSKDIPWGSLNWAIGKTFLKKSKIILIAGDATTVTKSGKKTFGLGRFFSSIYSRAVPGIAFQTLSLLDVEKRISWPMLIEQMLPKPKQKKLVVTKSKKQTRGRGRPKGSKNKNNRNVVLNAEMTQVQAMLKKLLKLIGDTLQPIYFVYDGAFGNNAAVQMTRQVGLHLISKLRNNSALYFKWNGVYSGKGRRPVYGDRVNYKNLPAAHLKSEETKKHIRTRIYQMNVIHKKFADALNVVIIEKKNVKTDKIARVILFSTDLELDWKNIIDYYRLRFQIEFNFRDAKQHWGLEDFMVIKEQSVLNAANLSLWMVNVSQAMLVTSGEESILDLKAHHHGLRYAQEVFKILPENTKPINIVQLFKKIPVLGRIHGEKKAA, from the coding sequence ATGAATGAAATTACCACGCTTTTAACTTGCATGCACCCCTTACTTGACGCAAACACTTACCGTCATTTTCTGATTATCAGTCAAGCCTTGCTGACGATGACAGGTCGGATTACCATGCTGAGCATCAGTCGCTGGACTGATAAAGGAGGAAGCTATCGTACTGTACAGCGGTTTTTTTCAAAAGATATCCCTTGGGGTTCACTCAACTGGGCGATAGGGAAAACATTTTTGAAAAAATCAAAAATTATTCTTATTGCTGGTGATGCCACAACTGTAACCAAGTCAGGTAAGAAAACCTTTGGTCTTGGCAGGTTTTTCTCTTCCATATACTCTCGTGCAGTTCCTGGGATTGCCTTCCAAACCCTTTCATTGCTGGATGTTGAAAAACGAATTTCATGGCCAATGTTAATAGAACAAATGCTTCCAAAGCCAAAGCAGAAAAAGCTGGTAGTAACGAAAAGCAAAAAACAAACGCGGGGCCGGGGAAGGCCCAAAGGTTCAAAAAACAAGAACAATCGGAATGTTGTACTCAATGCGGAAATGACGCAGGTACAGGCCATGTTGAAAAAACTTTTAAAGCTAATTGGGGATACGCTTCAACCTATTTACTTTGTGTATGACGGTGCATTCGGAAACAATGCGGCTGTTCAAATGACACGACAAGTTGGGTTGCATCTAATTTCCAAATTACGCAACAACTCTGCCTTGTATTTCAAGTGGAATGGAGTCTATTCCGGCAAGGGGAGGCGACCAGTTTATGGTGATAGAGTTAATTATAAAAACCTTCCCGCAGCCCATTTAAAATCAGAAGAAACCAAAAAACACATCCGCACCCGCATCTACCAAATGAATGTGATACACAAAAAATTTGCCGACGCTCTGAACGTAGTCATCATCGAGAAAAAAAACGTAAAAACGGATAAGATAGCCCGCGTTATCCTGTTTAGCACCGATCTTGAACTTGATTGGAAAAATATCATTGACTATTATCGTTTGAGATTCCAGATTGAATTTAACTTTCGTGATGCAAAACAACACTGGGGACTTGAGGATTTCATGGTCATAAAAGAACAATCAGTCCTCAATGCTGCCAATTTATCCCTATGGATGGTCAATGTTTCCCAGGCAATGCTGGTGACATCCGGCGAAGAAAGTATTCTTGACCTGAAAGCCCATCATCACGGGCTTCGTTATGCGCAGGAAGTATTTAAAATACTTCCTGAAAACACAAAACCGATTAATATTGTACAGCTATTTAAAAAGATTCCCGTGTTAGGACGGATTCATGGGGAGAAAAAGGCTGCTTAG
- a CDS encoding PilZ domain-containing protein, with protein sequence MNYQDKHNNYYAEMNDFSDNGLSLMTNEKLVLGELIYLELKNYDPHIRLPIKKQSYSGIIRWGKRYQPANAGANGLYKYGIEFVTQNVGP encoded by the coding sequence ATGAATTATCAGGACAAACATAACAATTATTATGCAGAGATGAATGATTTTTCTGACAATGGACTGTCTCTGATGACAAATGAAAAATTAGTTTTAGGAGAATTGATCTATCTTGAGCTGAAAAATTACGATCCCCATATACGCCTCCCCATAAAAAAACAAAGTTACAGCGGCATTATCAGATGGGGAAAACGGTACCAGCCGGCCAATGCCGGCGCTAACGGTCTTTACAAATACGGCATCGAATTTGTAACGCAGAATGTCGGGCCGTAA
- a CDS encoding molybdopterin-dependent oxidoreductase, protein MRDIKKIITTCTRDCPNTCGLEATVEGGRLIRLTGSKKHPLTRGLACHKTSKYIDRVYSKERITKPMMRGASGWREVSWDEALDVIAEKMKTIRDEDGPEAILYYQGYGERTALKLLNKYFFNLFGGVTTLHGSLCGGTGQASQNLDLGNRISHDPLDHYNSKAMILWARNPVTTQIGLIPIIKEIKKKGGRIITIDPFRNRSAALSDLHIAPAPNMDAYLAMAAAKILIDRGAHDIGFLTHHSEGFDAYKAILDRYSVDALCGLAGVSREDAGYIADTLINFKPTSILLGWGLHRHKDAHVSIRAIDALGAISGNIGVEGGGVSQGFEEYGPYDPKCWGDHLNPERRTLLMPYVGEELLNAENPSIRMVYVTAANPVCMAPNSERVIEALNRMEFVVYSGHFLDDTAEQADVFLPATTFLEEYDVMASFGHNYVGPVNPAIEPVGDCRSEFQMFTELAKRFSFKDQYCKGADVWLAEICAPVKAWGGDLDELRHTPFRIPEPMAPYLDKVFPTPSGKFEFMTNFDGDIFKNDDENYPYTLLSVAPFDYICSERTLADHPPLPEVRLHPAEVEKLGLTDGRPVMVKSPIGSVKALLRADASTRRDCLITERGGWIKAGHGLNRLTTEMVSTVGNGTPYYDTRVTLSTAI, encoded by the coding sequence ATGAGAGACATCAAAAAAATTATCACCACCTGCACCAGGGACTGCCCCAACACCTGCGGGCTTGAAGCCACGGTTGAAGGCGGCCGTCTAATTCGTCTGACGGGGTCGAAAAAACATCCATTGACCCGGGGGTTGGCCTGTCACAAGACGTCAAAATACATCGACCGGGTTTACAGCAAAGAACGGATCACAAAGCCCATGATGCGTGGCGCGTCAGGTTGGCGTGAGGTCTCTTGGGATGAGGCCCTGGATGTCATTGCCGAAAAAATGAAAACGATCCGTGATGAGGATGGGCCCGAAGCGATTCTATATTATCAAGGCTATGGCGAACGAACCGCCCTCAAGCTGCTCAATAAGTATTTTTTCAACCTGTTCGGAGGTGTCACCACCCTGCACGGGTCACTGTGCGGCGGCACCGGCCAGGCATCCCAGAATCTGGACTTGGGAAACCGCATCTCCCATGACCCTCTGGACCATTACAACTCCAAGGCCATGATTCTCTGGGCCAGGAACCCTGTAACCACACAGATCGGACTGATTCCCATCATCAAAGAGATAAAAAAAAAAGGCGGCCGGATTATCACCATTGATCCCTTTCGTAACCGGAGCGCCGCCCTTTCCGACCTGCATATTGCCCCGGCTCCGAATATGGATGCGTATCTGGCCATGGCCGCCGCAAAAATTTTGATCGACCGGGGTGCCCATGACATCGGTTTCCTTACCCATCACAGCGAAGGTTTCGATGCATACAAAGCCATCCTTGATCGTTACAGTGTAGATGCGCTTTGTGGCCTTGCTGGTGTGTCCAGAGAAGATGCCGGGTACATCGCAGACACGCTGATCAACTTCAAACCCACGTCGATCCTTTTGGGCTGGGGGCTTCACCGTCACAAAGACGCCCATGTCTCCATTCGCGCCATTGATGCTTTAGGGGCGATTTCAGGGAATATTGGTGTGGAAGGCGGAGGGGTCAGCCAGGGATTCGAAGAATATGGTCCCTATGATCCGAAATGTTGGGGAGACCACCTCAATCCCGAACGTCGGACGCTTTTGATGCCCTATGTGGGGGAAGAACTTTTAAACGCGGAAAATCCGTCGATTCGCATGGTTTACGTAACGGCGGCCAATCCGGTCTGCATGGCCCCTAATTCCGAACGTGTGATTGAGGCTTTGAATCGCATGGAGTTCGTGGTCTATAGCGGCCACTTTTTGGATGATACCGCAGAGCAGGCAGATGTGTTCCTGCCGGCAACTACCTTTCTTGAAGAATACGATGTAATGGCCAGTTTCGGCCATAACTATGTGGGTCCGGTTAACCCGGCCATTGAGCCCGTGGGCGACTGCCGAAGCGAATTTCAGATGTTTACGGAACTTGCCAAGCGGTTTTCCTTTAAAGATCAGTACTGTAAAGGCGCCGATGTCTGGCTGGCCGAGATTTGCGCTCCGGTTAAAGCCTGGGGAGGCGATTTGGATGAATTGAGGCACACCCCTTTTCGAATTCCGGAACCCATGGCTCCTTATCTTGACAAGGTTTTTCCCACCCCTTCGGGAAAATTCGAATTCATGACTAATTTCGACGGGGATATCTTCAAAAATGATGATGAAAATTATCCGTACACCCTGTTGAGTGTGGCTCCCTTTGATTACATCTGCTCCGAACGAACCCTTGCAGACCATCCGCCATTACCAGAGGTACGTCTGCACCCTGCCGAGGTTGAAAAATTGGGCCTTACAGACGGTCGGCCGGTAATGGTCAAAAGCCCTATAGGAAGCGTGAAAGCCTTGCTTCGCGCCGATGCATCCACAAGGCGGGACTGCTTGATCACCGAACGCGGCGGGTGGATCAAAGCCGGCCATGGGTTGAACAGGCTTACGACCGAAATGGTCAGCACGGTGGGTAATGGGACGCCCTATTACGATACCCGGGTTACGCTGTCCACAGCGATCTGA